A genomic window from Candidatus Omnitrophota bacterium includes:
- a CDS encoding MotA/TolQ/ExbB proton channel family protein, translating into MLDFVIKGGPLMYPIILCSIIAMAIIIERVYHLYRARIDTRKFMDEISNVLRRNKIIEAIEICDKTPGPIAHILKAGILKHDRPRQEIREAIEEAALYEVPRMEKNLTALSTIAHISPLLGLLGTVVGMVSCFQVIQQKSTSLNPVSPGDLAGGIWQALITTVAGLTVAIPVYVACNYLISRVNYFVIDMERSATDLINILAQRGKDHEV; encoded by the coding sequence ATGTTGGATTTTGTCATAAAAGGCGGGCCGTTGATGTATCCGATAATATTATGTTCTATTATAGCCATGGCGATAATAATAGAAAGAGTTTATCACCTGTACAGGGCCCGGATAGATACGCGCAAGTTTATGGATGAGATTTCCAATGTCCTGCGCCGGAATAAAATAATTGAGGCTATTGAAATATGCGACAAGACCCCCGGACCGATAGCCCATATCTTAAAAGCGGGTATATTAAAACATGACAGGCCTAGGCAGGAGATAAGAGAGGCCATAGAAGAAGCTGCCTTGTATGAAGTCCCCAGAATGGAAAAGAACCTTACGGCCCTTTCCACCATAGCGCATATCTCACCGCTATTGGGGCTTTTAGGCACGGTAGTGGGTATGGTAAGCTGTTTCCAGGTTATACAGCAAAAATCCACCTCGCTGAATCCTGTTTCTCCCGGAGATTTGGCCGGCGGTATCTGGCAGGCCCTTATCACAACAGTGGCGGGCCTTACCGTGGCGATACCGGTTTATGTTGCTTGTAATTACTTAATCAGCAGGGTAAATTATTTTGTGATTGATATGGAGAGAAGCGCCACCGACCTTATAAATATACTCGCCCAGAGGGGCAAAGACCATGAAGTTTAA
- a CDS encoding tetratricopeptide repeat protein produces the protein MKINNKFFLSLVMLFVLCLNGIARADTKAQASSVADLKELFAKSLYDTAIEESDRILEAQPEHAQRDEVYALLGMSYFYKGSYKKALYFFEEIFKIDQSNLKDAALYWCGECNFSMNNFDTAISYYQKLVEAYPLSSYLADAYYSRGCSHYNKREYKEALEDFQKIASAYPDSKVYPSALYKIAGTYYELSRLDEARASIDTYIEKFPLATEAKDALFLKGEIMYQLGRFEEAVSSYRYSLKLTGIRPWQPYAHLAIAWSMFNMGDYVSAADAFEAVLKEDYAPDHKANAIFGTGLCYAAQGRYEEAIDAYEKLINDTRFSRYLEEAYFRKAESLFHLSRFQEAALQYEYLLDSFPDGRFSAKSYYNLALSLLKTKAYSRAIACFEKAALMNTDPNLKADIACRIADAYLAIGDYKNSKKYYDEVLSHYSDSTYVDYAQYHLGLIFINLKEFDSAVITLNSLISNFPESELFGQAVLELANAYYAQRNYELALEGYYRVLDSTKDTSLADKAKYQIGVYYYNKGDYADAVKVFEDLVDAVTDAEIERLSRYELAWCYYRMDEEAKALKAFDDYITRYPDSDLTADVIYWFAQYYYNKGSYGRVRISLNRISQGFPDSGFNDKVDYLMAWTLYREGKPSQALAQFESIISRYRDTDVADDSIISLGDIFVELGRYNDGIRVLNGFLKQTDSQRLKKTINKKIGLMYQAEGFYNLAISYYQEAITNENNDFNAELQFKIAQCLEDESNFDNAISEYRKVEYIYPNSRPWVVKSRLRVAHILESQARWNEAKKIYEQISLENIEEAKYAQERLLWMERHRYEL, from the coding sequence CGCGCAAAGGGATGAGGTTTACGCGCTTTTGGGCATGTCATATTTTTACAAGGGTTCTTATAAAAAAGCGCTTTATTTTTTTGAAGAAATTTTTAAAATTGACCAGTCGAATTTAAAGGATGCCGCGCTTTATTGGTGCGGAGAGTGTAACTTCAGTATGAATAATTTTGACACCGCCATATCGTATTATCAGAAGCTTGTTGAGGCTTATCCTTTATCATCGTATCTGGCTGACGCCTATTACTCAAGGGGCTGTTCGCATTATAATAAGCGTGAATACAAAGAGGCGCTTGAGGATTTCCAGAAGATAGCCTCGGCGTATCCGGATTCAAAGGTCTATCCTTCGGCGCTGTATAAAATCGCCGGCACTTATTATGAGCTTTCCCGCCTGGATGAAGCCCGGGCATCTATAGACACGTATATTGAAAAATTCCCGCTGGCGACAGAGGCAAAAGACGCGCTTTTTTTGAAAGGCGAGATAATGTACCAGCTTGGTAGATTTGAAGAAGCCGTATCGTCGTACAGATATTCATTAAAACTTACCGGTATCAGGCCCTGGCAGCCTTACGCGCATTTGGCCATAGCATGGTCAATGTTTAATATGGGTGATTATGTTTCTGCCGCGGATGCCTTTGAAGCGGTTTTGAAAGAAGATTATGCTCCTGACCATAAGGCGAACGCGATCTTTGGAACAGGACTTTGCTATGCGGCGCAGGGTAGATACGAAGAGGCCATTGACGCTTATGAGAAATTAATTAACGATACGAGGTTTTCGCGCTATCTTGAGGAGGCTTATTTCAGGAAGGCCGAGTCATTGTTTCATCTGTCCAGATTTCAGGAAGCCGCTCTGCAATACGAATATCTGCTGGATAGTTTTCCTGACGGCAGGTTTTCTGCCAAATCGTATTATAACCTGGCATTGTCACTGCTTAAGACCAAAGCTTATTCGCGCGCTATCGCCTGCTTTGAAAAAGCCGCTCTTATGAACACGGACCCGAATCTAAAGGCTGATATCGCCTGCCGGATAGCGGACGCTTATCTGGCAATAGGTGATTATAAGAATTCAAAGAAGTATTATGATGAAGTCTTGAGCCATTATTCTGACAGCACTTATGTTGATTACGCGCAGTACCATCTGGGGCTGATTTTTATCAACCTGAAAGAGTTTGACTCGGCTGTAATAACACTGAACAGCCTGATAAGCAATTTCCCGGAAAGCGAGCTTTTTGGCCAGGCGGTCCTTGAACTGGCTAACGCCTATTACGCGCAGCGTAACTATGAATTGGCGCTTGAGGGTTATTACAGAGTCCTTGACAGCACGAAAGACACGTCTCTGGCTGACAAAGCGAAGTATCAGATAGGAGTATACTATTATAATAAAGGCGATTATGCCGACGCGGTCAAGGTTTTTGAAGACTTGGTTGATGCGGTAACTGATGCCGAAATAGAGCGCCTATCCAGATATGAACTGGCATGGTGTTATTACCGCATGGATGAAGAGGCCAAGGCGCTTAAGGCCTTTGATGATTATATTACCCGCTATCCTGACAGTGATCTGACTGCCGACGTTATATATTGGTTTGCCCAATATTATTATAATAAAGGTTCTTACGGCAGGGTCAGGATAAGCTTAAACAGGATATCCCAGGGTTTTCCTGACAGCGGTTTCAACGATAAGGTTGACTATCTTATGGCCTGGACATTATACCGTGAAGGCAAACCAAGCCAGGCGCTGGCCCAGTTTGAGTCTATAATATCCAGATATCGCGATACCGATGTTGCCGATGATTCCATAATATCATTAGGCGATATATTCGTTGAACTCGGCAGATATAATGACGGGATCAGGGTCCTTAACGGATTTCTAAAACAGACGGATTCGCAAAGGCTGAAAAAGACTATTAATAAGAAAATAGGCCTCATGTATCAGGCCGAGGGTTTTTACAATCTGGCCATCAGTTATTACCAGGAGGCCATTACGAACGAGAACAATGATTTTAACGCTGAATTGCAATTCAAGATAGCCCAATGCCTGGAGGATGAGTCTAATTTTGATAACGCGATATCCGAATACCGTAAGGTGGAATACATATATCCTAACAGCAGGCCGTGGGTTGTTAAGTCCAGGCTGCGCGTGGCTCATATATTGGAATCCCAGGCCAGGTGGAATGAAGCTAAAAAGATTTACGAACAGATATCGCTGGAAAATATTGAAGAAGCGAAGTATGCCCAGGAACGTTTGTTATGGATGGAAAGACACAGATACGAATTGTAA